A single Streptomyces sp. 2114.4 DNA region contains:
- a CDS encoding DUF1877 family protein, whose amino-acid sequence MGVRIAFIGATTEELDRAEKDPSWASSCVSGLYADVAFPKAARPYGGPDKAWAGLQFLLDETGIELEFLMDGFQILEDGTLFGWSAEQIESVARQLQATPWERLAAHYDPERMTIERMYPNVWGWDAEGGLDWLQCSYDELVTFFAAAAEGGYGAFMSFSF is encoded by the coding sequence ATGGGCGTGCGCATAGCATTCATCGGCGCTACCACGGAGGAGCTGGACAGGGCGGAGAAGGACCCGAGTTGGGCCAGTTCCTGCGTCTCCGGGCTGTATGCGGACGTTGCCTTCCCGAAGGCGGCTCGTCCCTATGGCGGTCCGGACAAGGCGTGGGCCGGTCTCCAGTTCCTGCTCGACGAGACGGGCATAGAGCTGGAGTTCCTGATGGACGGGTTCCAGATCCTGGAGGACGGCACCCTCTTCGGGTGGTCCGCGGAGCAGATCGAGAGCGTCGCACGGCAGCTGCAGGCGACCCCGTGGGAGCGGCTGGCGGCCCACTACGACCCGGAGCGGATGACGATCGAGAGGATGTACCCGAATGTGTGGGGGTGGGATGCCGAAGGCGGGCTGGACTGGCTTCAGTGCTCCTACGACGAACTCGTCACCTTCTTCGCCGCCGCGGCCGAGGGCGGCTACGGGGCGTTCATGAGCTTCAGCTTCTAG
- a CDS encoding HAMP domain-containing sensor histidine kinase: protein MRTAATRSTAQSAPKTDARTAGRALSRLPRLDGLRGRLIITVVVVALISAVTATALAYRESRDAVLKRAQSAAVDDFHSRVGQLATELDVPPDLRSLTRFATEVSSGLHGSLVLARYREYTASSDASADRTRITPELRAAVRAHTRVSQQRVEYGGKPWLVLGAPVGLDSPASHAGSGQPSGVEVFAVVSLAEEERDTAELVRSVQGGLVPVVLLAALLALLAARTVLRPVRRLARATRRLATGELSIRVEEKGRDELAELAHTFNETAGALEHTVGELREQEALARRFVADVSHELRTPLAAMTMVSSVLEEDADQLTPDTAQAARTVSAETAKLARLVDDLIEISRFDARAVALTVHEVDLAEAVRATLAARGWADRVEADLPPGIRARLDRRRLDVIVANLVGNALRHGAPPVAVTVRAADDRLTVSVADHGPGLAPEAARHVFDRFYKADSARSRSEGSGLGMAIALENARLHGGTIELAPPEPGVGAVFTLRIPLRTESAS from the coding sequence CGGACGCGAGGACCGCGGGGCGGGCCCTTTCGCGGCTCCCGCGCCTCGACGGGCTGCGCGGCCGGCTGATCATCACCGTCGTCGTGGTCGCCCTGATCAGCGCCGTCACCGCCACGGCACTGGCGTACCGGGAATCGCGCGACGCGGTCCTCAAGCGGGCCCAGAGCGCCGCCGTCGATGACTTCCACAGCCGCGTCGGACAGCTGGCGACGGAGCTCGATGTCCCGCCGGACCTGCGCTCCCTGACCCGGTTCGCCACCGAGGTCTCCTCCGGCCTGCACGGCTCGCTGGTCCTCGCCCGGTACCGCGAGTACACCGCCTCCTCCGACGCGTCCGCCGACCGCACGCGGATCACTCCCGAGCTGCGCGCGGCCGTGCGGGCCCACACCCGGGTCTCGCAACAGCGGGTGGAGTACGGGGGCAAGCCGTGGCTGGTGCTCGGCGCCCCGGTCGGCCTGGATTCCCCGGCCTCGCACGCCGGCTCCGGACAGCCGTCCGGGGTCGAGGTATTCGCGGTCGTCTCCCTGGCGGAAGAGGAACGCGACACCGCCGAACTGGTGCGCAGTGTGCAGGGCGGTCTGGTGCCCGTGGTGCTGCTGGCCGCCCTGCTGGCGCTGCTCGCGGCCCGTACGGTGCTGCGCCCGGTACGCAGGCTGGCACGGGCCACCCGCAGACTGGCCACCGGGGAGCTCAGCATCCGGGTCGAGGAGAAGGGCCGCGACGAACTGGCCGAGCTCGCCCACACCTTCAACGAAACGGCCGGCGCGCTGGAGCACACCGTCGGCGAGCTGCGCGAACAGGAGGCCCTGGCCCGCCGTTTCGTCGCCGATGTCTCTCATGAGCTGCGCACCCCGCTCGCCGCCATGACCATGGTCTCCAGCGTCCTGGAGGAGGACGCCGACCAGCTCACCCCCGACACCGCACAGGCGGCCCGTACGGTCAGCGCCGAAACCGCCAAGCTGGCCCGGCTCGTCGACGACCTCATCGAGATATCCCGCTTCGACGCCCGCGCCGTGGCGCTCACGGTGCACGAAGTGGACCTGGCCGAGGCGGTGCGCGCCACCCTCGCGGCCCGCGGCTGGGCCGACCGGGTCGAGGCCGATCTCCCGCCGGGCATACGGGCCCGGCTCGACCGCCGCCGCCTCGATGTCATCGTCGCCAACCTCGTCGGCAATGCCCTCCGGCACGGCGCACCGCCGGTGGCCGTCACCGTACGGGCGGCGGACGACCGGCTCACCGTCTCGGTCGCCGACCACGGCCCGGGGCTGGCCCCCGAGGCCGCCCGCCATGTCTTCGACCGCTTCTACAAGGCCGACAGCGCCCGCAGCCGCTCGGAGGGCAGCGGCCTGGGCATGGCCATCGCCCTGGAGAACGCCCGGTTGCACGGCGGCACCATCGAACTCGCGCCCCCCGAGCCGGGCGTCGGCGCCGTCTTCACCCTCCGCATCCCGCTCCGTACGGAATCCGCCTCATGA
- a CDS encoding xanthine dehydrogenase family protein molybdopterin-binding subunit, producing the protein MIGQGLNRVDGPLKVAGRAPYAYEHWEAGQPLYGVIVGATIGKGRITRIDTEDAESAGGVRMVMTYHNAPVQGPRDESIALEYWRAQPVLTGPEIHYYGEPVALVVAETFEQARAAAELVEVEYAVGRGRFDFSGDDDETYIPKVVNAGLPTDTSVGDFDAGFDAAAVRVDEHYTTPYEFSMPMEPHACLVEPRGEDLVVYVSCQIVDAAQSSVAGTLRMDPARIHIVSPFVGGGFGSKLGIHSETVLAALAARELRQPVKVALTRQQVFQLVGLRPTSNQRVRLGAGRDGRLAALAHDVTMHTNRDLEYAEQTAATTRSLYAAPHRLTSHRLTPLDLPRGSDVRAPGEAPGLLAVESAMDELADALGMDPVELRIRNEPTVDPERDVPYSDRHLVDCLRDGARRFGWERRPATPASVREGRWLVGYGMSAAIRGHFQGPTAARVRLEADGTAVVQSDMTDIGTGTYTILTQVAAEGLGLPHDRVRIELGRSGLPSSWGSGGSWGAANSCTAVHRACAALREKLLVAACGDERSALHGRNPAGAVFADGTVRIGDASQAMGEIVARHHPDGAEAEGTTLFMGDDPNYSAYSIHTYGAHFAEVGVDADTAEIRLRRMLGVFSVGRVLNPKTARSQLIGGMIWGAGAALEEEAVVDLRSGAFVNRDLAQYLVPVHADIPDVEVVMLDGYDDKANVLGAKGIGELGICGSGAAVANAVFNATGTRVRDFPITIEKVLPGLPPVED; encoded by the coding sequence ATGATCGGGCAAGGTCTGAACCGCGTGGACGGCCCGTTGAAGGTCGCCGGCCGGGCCCCGTACGCCTACGAGCACTGGGAGGCCGGCCAACCGCTGTACGGGGTCATCGTCGGCGCGACGATCGGCAAAGGCCGGATCACCCGGATCGACACCGAGGACGCCGAAAGCGCGGGCGGCGTCCGCATGGTGATGACCTATCACAACGCCCCGGTGCAAGGCCCGCGTGATGAGTCCATTGCGCTGGAGTACTGGCGGGCCCAGCCGGTGCTGACCGGCCCGGAGATTCACTATTACGGCGAGCCGGTGGCGCTCGTCGTCGCCGAGACCTTCGAGCAGGCCCGAGCGGCGGCCGAGCTGGTCGAGGTGGAGTACGCGGTCGGGCGGGGACGGTTCGACTTCTCCGGGGACGACGATGAGACGTACATCCCGAAAGTGGTCAATGCCGGGCTCCCCACCGATACGTCGGTGGGCGATTTCGATGCCGGATTCGACGCCGCCGCGGTGCGCGTCGACGAGCACTACACCACGCCGTACGAGTTCTCGATGCCGATGGAACCGCATGCGTGTCTGGTGGAACCGCGGGGTGAGGACCTGGTCGTCTACGTCAGCTGTCAGATCGTCGACGCGGCGCAGTCCTCGGTCGCCGGCACGCTGCGGATGGACCCCGCGCGGATCCATATCGTCAGCCCCTTCGTCGGCGGGGGATTCGGCTCCAAGCTGGGCATCCACTCCGAGACGGTCCTGGCCGCGCTCGCCGCCCGCGAGCTGCGCCAACCGGTCAAGGTCGCGCTGACCCGGCAGCAGGTCTTCCAGCTCGTGGGCCTGCGCCCCACCTCGAATCAGCGGGTGCGGCTGGGTGCGGGGCGCGACGGACGGCTGGCTGCGCTCGCCCATGACGTCACCATGCACACCAACCGCGACCTGGAGTACGCCGAGCAGACCGCCGCCACGACCCGCAGCCTCTACGCCGCGCCCCACCGGCTGACCAGCCACCGGCTCACGCCGCTCGATCTGCCGCGCGGGTCGGACGTCCGCGCGCCGGGCGAGGCGCCGGGCCTGCTCGCGGTGGAGTCGGCGATGGACGAACTGGCCGATGCGCTCGGCATGGACCCGGTCGAGCTGCGGATCCGCAACGAGCCCACCGTCGATCCCGAGCGGGACGTGCCGTACAGCGACCGGCATCTGGTCGACTGCCTGCGCGACGGGGCGCGGCGGTTCGGCTGGGAGCGCCGCCCCGCCACCCCGGCGAGTGTCCGCGAGGGAAGGTGGCTGGTCGGCTACGGCATGTCGGCCGCCATCCGCGGGCACTTCCAGGGGCCGACAGCGGCGCGGGTGCGTCTGGAGGCGGACGGCACCGCGGTCGTCCAGTCGGACATGACCGATATCGGCACGGGCACCTACACCATCCTGACCCAGGTCGCGGCCGAGGGGCTGGGGCTGCCGCACGACCGGGTGCGGATCGAGCTCGGACGTTCCGGACTGCCCTCCAGCTGGGGGTCGGGTGGCTCGTGGGGCGCCGCCAACTCCTGCACCGCGGTGCACCGGGCGTGCGCGGCCCTGCGGGAGAAGCTGCTGGTCGCGGCGTGTGGCGATGAACGCTCTGCGCTGCACGGCCGGAACCCGGCCGGCGCCGTGTTCGCCGACGGCACCGTACGCATCGGCGACGCGTCCCAGGCGATGGGCGAGATCGTCGCCCGCCATCATCCCGACGGTGCGGAGGCGGAGGGCACGACCCTCTTCATGGGCGACGACCCGAACTACTCGGCCTACTCGATCCACACCTACGGCGCCCACTTCGCCGAAGTCGGGGTCGACGCGGATACCGCCGAGATCCGTCTGCGGCGGATGCTGGGCGTGTTCTCGGTGGGGCGGGTGCTCAACCCGAAGACGGCCCGCTCGCAGCTGATCGGCGGCATGATCTGGGGGGCCGGTGCGGCCCTCGAGGAAGAAGCCGTGGTCGATCTGCGGTCCGGCGCCTTCGTCAACCGGGACCTCGCGCAGTACCTGGTTCCGGTCCATGCCGACATCCCCGATGTCGAGGTCGTCATGCTCGACGGGTACGACGACAAGGCCAACGTCCTGGGCGCGAAGGGCATAGGCGAGCTGGGCATCTGCGGGTCCGGGGCGGCGGTCGCCAACGCGGTGTTCAACGCCACCGGGACGCGTGTGCGCGACTTCCCCATCACGATCGAGAAGGTGCTGCCGGGACTGCCACCTGTCGAGGACTGA
- a CDS encoding 2Fe-2S iron-sulfur cluster-binding protein translates to MSEAETSAAGLSRGEAAPLSAITLRVNDQVRRLEADPRTSLLDALREHLRLSGTKKGCDHGQCGACTVLINGRRVNSCLTLAVMHEDDEVVTIEGLGDPDGLHPMQRAFVDCDGFQCGYCTPGQICSAVGMLAEVEAGWPSHATAEVAASRIALSDEEIRERMSGNICRCAAYPNIVAAIRRIAQGGPQ, encoded by the coding sequence ATGAGCGAGGCAGAGACAAGCGCCGCGGGGCTCAGCCGGGGCGAGGCCGCCCCGCTGTCGGCGATCACTTTGAGGGTCAACGATCAGGTGCGGCGGCTCGAGGCGGATCCGCGGACCTCGCTGCTCGACGCGCTGCGCGAACATCTGCGCCTGAGCGGCACCAAGAAGGGGTGTGACCACGGCCAGTGCGGTGCCTGCACCGTGCTGATCAACGGCCGGCGCGTCAACTCCTGTCTGACGCTCGCCGTCATGCACGAGGACGACGAGGTGGTGACGATCGAGGGCCTGGGCGATCCCGATGGTCTGCACCCCATGCAACGCGCCTTCGTCGACTGTGACGGCTTCCAGTGCGGCTACTGCACACCCGGCCAGATCTGTTCGGCTGTCGGCATGCTCGCCGAGGTGGAGGCGGGGTGGCCAAGCCATGCCACCGCCGAGGTGGCCGCGTCGCGGATCGCCCTGAGCGACGAGGAGATCCGCGAGCGGATGAGCGGCAACATCTGCCGGTGCGCCGCCTATCCGAACATCGTCGCGGCCATCCGCCGTATCGCGCAGGGAGGCCCGCAATGA
- a CDS encoding xanthine dehydrogenase family protein subunit M produces the protein MRPFTYERATDVQAAVAAVSTAGAKFISGGTNLLDLMKLDIERPSHLVDISRLPLRDIEELPDGGLRIGAQAVNSDVAADTRVRTRYPVLSQALVSGASGQLRNKASTGGNLLQRTRCPYFYDTAAGCNKRTPGSGCSAIGGFNRIHAVLGASESCIATHPSDMAVAMTALEAEIELLDADGSVRCVAITDFYRLPGDTPHIETVLRPDEMITAVVLPLPLPGRQIYRKVRDRASYEFALVSVAAVVATEQGTISQARVALGGVAHKPWRSFEAEAALAGCPATMTTYRSAAEAAMRDAVGQGDNDFKIELARRTLCRTLAQAARST, from the coding sequence ATGAGGCCCTTCACCTACGAGCGGGCGACGGACGTCCAGGCCGCCGTCGCCGCGGTGTCCACGGCCGGCGCGAAGTTCATCAGCGGCGGCACCAATCTGCTCGACCTGATGAAGCTCGACATCGAGCGCCCCAGCCATCTGGTCGACATCAGCCGGCTTCCGCTGCGGGACATCGAGGAGTTGCCGGACGGCGGACTGCGTATCGGTGCCCAGGCGGTGAATTCCGACGTGGCCGCCGATACCCGGGTGCGTACCCGCTATCCGGTGCTGTCGCAGGCACTGGTGTCCGGCGCCTCGGGCCAGTTGCGGAACAAGGCGTCCACCGGGGGGAATCTGTTGCAGCGCACGCGCTGCCCCTACTTCTACGACACGGCCGCGGGCTGCAACAAGCGCACCCCCGGATCCGGTTGCTCGGCCATCGGCGGTTTCAACCGGATCCACGCGGTCCTCGGCGCCAGCGAGTCCTGCATCGCCACCCACCCCTCGGACATGGCCGTCGCGATGACCGCGCTGGAGGCGGAGATCGAGCTGCTGGACGCCGACGGGTCGGTGCGCTGCGTCGCCATCACGGACTTCTACCGGCTGCCGGGCGATACGCCGCACATCGAGACCGTGCTGCGGCCCGACGAGATGATCACGGCAGTGGTCCTGCCCCTGCCCCTGCCGGGCCGGCAGATCTACCGCAAGGTGCGCGACCGGGCGTCCTACGAGTTCGCGCTGGTCTCCGTGGCGGCTGTCGTCGCGACCGAGCAGGGAACGATCAGCCAGGCGCGGGTGGCGCTCGGCGGGGTGGCCCACAAGCCGTGGCGGTCCTTCGAAGCGGAGGCCGCATTGGCCGGCTGTCCCGCCACCATGACCACCTACCGTTCCGCCGCCGAGGCCGCCATGCGGGACGCCGTGGGGCAGGGGGACAACGACTTCAAGATCGAACTGGCCCGGCGCACGCTGTGCCGCACGCTGGCGCAAGCGGCCCGGTCGACCTGA